A portion of the Cryptomeria japonica chromosome 5, Sugi_1.0, whole genome shotgun sequence genome contains these proteins:
- the LOC131876026 gene encoding uncharacterized protein LOC131876026: MDPGEQPHCLQILTQVEEMLIARVSPVLQVTYARGGQLKYSGHTISFPQDISAIVSHLPRHVDGLDIIIVNRETSMQQQYNFYVSKGRVYDALQYKISYDQYYKDVQVDITALISLPLNPTDISSLLHAATSNPDPIDMSFMQEKSTEDDPFEDNLETTTSFVANLPPSCREVKEVHSLLQLGKGRPPLIIQWPPISPFPINEYNTEGLFVMSFPTLFPKGTTAFKQSCPKDVKLHEYALHLLRYHDNRFGQHPRFRYFILNIIMQHQSQATSSIFVQKQIHDELPATIGALRQRLKDLPDDKLVDQLMHFSSSIRGTKPF; this comes from the coding sequence ATGGACCCCGGTGAACAACCACACTGTTTGCAAATACTAACTCAAGTTGAGGAGATGTTGATAGCAAGGGTTAGTCCTGTCCTTCAGGTTACTTATGCAAGAGGGGGGCAACTCAAATATAGTGGACACACTATTTCTTTTCCTCAAGATATTTCAGCAATTGTATCTCATTTGCCTAGACATGTAGATGGATTGGACATAATAATAGTTAACAGGGAAACCAGTATGCAACAACAATACAACTTCTATGTAAGTAAAGGACGTGTTTATGATGCATTGCAatataagatatcatatgaccaatACTACAAAGATGTACAAGTAGATATCACAGCATTAATATCCTTACCCCTTAACCCCACAGACATATCTAGCCTTCTACATGCAGCAACTTCAAATCCAGATCCCATTGATATGAGCTTCATGCAAGAAAAAAGTACAGAAGATGATccatttgaagataatttggagacAACTACTTCATTTGTGGCTAACCTTCCACCATCATGCAGAGAGGTCAAAGAAGTACACTCCTTACTACAACTAGGAAAAGGAAGACCACCTCTTATAATCCAATGGCCACCCATCTCCCCATTTCCCATTAATGAATACAACACTGAAGGATTATTTGTGATGTCATTCCCCACTTTGTTCCCAAAGGGTACAACTGCATTCAAACAATCATGTCCCAAAGATGTTAAGCTACATGAGTATGCTCTCCATCTCCTGCGATACCATGATAACAGGTTTGGACAACACCCACGATTTAGGTACTTTATATTGAATATAATTATGCAGCATCAAAGTCAAGCCACatcatctatttttgttcaaaagCAAATCCATGATGAACTACCTGCAACAATTGGTGCCCTTCGTCAAAGATTAAAGGACTTGCCTGATGACAAGCTTGTTGATCAACTTATGCATTTTAGCTCATCAATTCGTGGTACAAAACCATTCTAG